In a genomic window of Macrobrachium nipponense isolate FS-2020 chromosome 10, ASM1510439v2, whole genome shotgun sequence:
- the LOC135224041 gene encoding protocadherin-11 X-linked-like — MEEREYEQRYSLSNERTAVKRLKGLCQEPSVKPTMDHNRYTGGTTPSPYKHCPPVLKKDLIQHCPPVLKKDLIQHCPPVLKKDLIQHCPPVLKKDLIQHCPAVLKKDLIQHCPAVLKKDLIQHCPAVLKKRPNTALSPSAQESPNTALSSSAQETS; from the exons atggaggaaagagaatatgaacagaggtacagcttAAGTAATGAAAGGACGGCAGTTAAGAGACTGAAGGGACTCTGTCAAGAACCTTCAGTAAAGCCTACAATGGATCACAATAGGTACACTGGTGGCactaccccctccccctacaAA CACTGTCCTCCAGTGCTCAAGAAAGACCTAATACAGCATTGTCCTCCAGTGCTCAAGAAAGACCTAATACAGCATTGTCCTCCAGTGCTCAAGAAAGACCTAATACAGCATTGTCCTCCAGTGCTCAAGAAAGACCTAATACAGCATTGTCCTGCAGTGCTCAAGAAAGACCTAATACAGCATTGTCCTGCAGTGCTCAAGAAAGACCTAATACAGCATTGTCCTGCAGTGCTCAAGAAAAGACCTAATACAGCATTGTCCCCCAGTGCTCAAGAAAGTCCTAACACAGCATTGTCCTCCAGTGCTCAAGAAACTTCATAA